CAAGTGATAGTGCATAAAGGAGAACATGACCTCAAAAGTAGATGGAGATAAGTCACAGCCACCACATTCAGACTGGAAGCATGGTGTAGATCTCCTTAAGGTTTTGGCCAAGCCTATTGTATAACCAAGGGATCGttaagaaaatacatatttgcaCACCTCCATTACCCAGCGCCTATCCACAGGTCAGACCAGGTGTTTAGGTACCCACACATCTTTGGTAGcagtcacattaaaaaaaaagggtaatttGTATTTCCTTACCTATAAAGACAAAAAGATGATGACACAATTTAAAATTAGTAAGAGACAGCAATTTTTCAAGTGTCTGCAATGAGTAGAGTGGAAAATGTTCCAACCCTCTTTCTCTGAATTCCAGTGTTAGAGTTCTGCACTTCTGCTTGTTTTTCCTACTTTGCAAATCTCTTGTAGAGCTCTGTGATTACTTTGGTCAGCTAATTCTGTTCTGAGATTGTAATGCATTATATCACCTTTGTATAACAGGAAAGGGACTTCCTCTTTAAAGCCATATTACTATGTAAGGAGGATTTCTGATGGGCGGAGTTACTCCTTGAGCAGATAAAGGCTGCGGAATTTACAGACCTCCCAGACTGCAATCAAAATGAACTGCAGCCTGCCAGAGGGAGTGCTGCTCCGCTACACAATGGAGGGACAGCGGGACAGGTTGTGCTTACAGTCTCTTTGGGACTTTGTCACAGCAAAGGAGCCATTGATCAAGTCACCGttttttccagtgctgttttcttttacagCATACATGGCTTTCTGTCTGCCATATATTGCATTGGACTTTTTAAGCATTAGACTACCAAActtgagaaaatacaaaatccAGCCACAGAACTATCCAACTCTTGGACTGATGGTGCCTTGCATTATTCAAAGTGTGTATCACCATGTGGTTTTGATCTTCCCAGTGACATTTCTCCACTGGTACTGGAGACCCATGAATCTACCAGTGATagctccagagctgcctgagGTCCTGCTGCAAGTAACAGTTTGTCTGCTGCTGTTCGATTTTGAGTACTTCCTGTGGCATTTGCTTCATCACAAAGTGCCTTGGCTCTACAAGACCTTCCACAAGGTGCATCACAAGCATGTGTCAACGTTTGCCCTTACTACACAGTATTCCAGTGTATGGGAATTGCTCTCACTGGGATTTTTTGCTGCTATTAACCCACTGCTCCTCAGATGCCATCCTTTGACAGAAATGATTTTCTTCCttgtaaacatttttttgtcAGTGGAGGACCATTCGGGGTACGATCTTCCGTGGTCAACTCACCGACTTGTGCCTTTTGGTTTGTATGGAGGAGCACCACATCATGATCTCCACCATCTGAAATTCAAATCAAACTATGCTCCTTACTTCACCCACTGGGACAAACTCTTCGGGACATTCACAGAGTCACATTCTAATTAAGAATGTATAACTGGGACAAACTAGATTGAACCGGgacactatttttttaaagatattctGAAGATTGTATATTTGAAGCTGCCTATTAAAGCAATAGCTATTTATAACAAATCCTTTTAATATATCTGTATTTGTATGTGTATTTGGAACTGCCTGTGTTAAATGACTGCAAATGGGAAGGTAAATATCTGTTGCTTAAATTTGAGTCAAAGGCTTAAGAGAAGCATTAAGagacattttctcttttctccttcttgccAGCTTTCATAAAGCATGTATTGTGTTACTGTATGATGTTTTATACATACACCAAAACAATTATCTTACTGTTGTAGGATGATTTATGATGTAAACAGAAAAGCTGCACATCATGGTATTTTTGTAGAGTTTAATCTGCCAGAGCATACTATTGTGCAATGATGTAAAATATTGTTGCTAAAATAGGGTTGTTGTCTAACTGTGCAATAATtttgatatttatattttcaaccTTGATGTACTGTCTGTTTTTAATAGGAAATAAATATCATCATTCTTTTAAAACcctattatttttcattttattcattcCTATATTCATATTAGGAACAGGTATGATTCCTTTTGCGTAGGTGTCATTGATTTGAATTCTAGAATCATAGatttgtttaggttggaaaagacctctaagatcgagtccaaccattaccCTAACACTGCCAAATCTACCACTGAACCAtgtccctgagtgccacatTTACACATCCTCtaaataccttcagggatggttagtcagccacttccctgggcagcctgttccaatgcttgacaacccttttggggaagaaattttgcataatatccaatctaaatctgcCCTGCTGCAaattgaagccatttcctcttgtcctttccCTTGTTACCTGGAAAAAGAGACTGACATCCACTTCAATTTCCGAGTTGCAgacttttaatattaaaatgtcataatattatttcaaagtaaaccatttcactttttctccagtcatatgttattttaaaatagttttcaatGTTATAGAAACATAATATTGAAGCATGCAGTTTAAAAAGCCATGGtgaaattttattattatgtttTTGAGAAGCTTGgataattttcattaaatttgtGGTGTGAGAGCAAAATGTTAAACAGCCCCTTAATAAAAGGAAGCATTGGTCCTTCACAACCACATCAATTAATTGCTACTGGGGAGGAATGTAAATAGGTTTTCTACAAAGTAGATGATTCCTTCAATCAGATTTCAGGGGAATAAAACAAACCTTTCAGGATCCTGAGCTGTAGAACAAAATGGCTACATGTTACTAGAAGAGTGGTTATATATAAAAGATCAAAATGTAGTCTCACAGAAGTCACACTGGAAGAATTAAGcatgaagaaaaaagtaagtCTTCAATGTCTCATTTATCAGAGATCAACATGGACTTCTAATGTCCACTACATAACATTTTAATGCTCATAGTCATCTACCCTGTATTACTAGTAAACTTCTCAGAATAATGatggaaacagagaaagagcAAATAATGTAGAAAGTGACCAAAGAACATTTACACATCATTGTCCAAAAATGTCTTCATCCTTATGTTATGTCTAGAGGGTTGCATGACCTTACAGAGGCTGTTTGTCCAGGAGAAGAGAGAGCCCCTAGTATTTCCAGTGATGTGATCtcacaaagcagcagcatttttgaacactgtatttttttggtaacaggaaataattttcataagCATCTTCATAAACAGTACAAACTGCTGCAATTGTAGTACTTAACTACGTCCTCTGCTCTTTGGATGTCACAGAAGAGCAACCCTTCTTTTCCATGGTAAGAACATGACACATACTGAGAGCAGAAACAAGCTTAAAGGAATACAAAACTGGGATCTTTGCCATTTAACTATTCAGCTGTAAGTAGGAATTCCCAATATTTCTGAGGATTATAATCTTAAGTATTTTAGTGTGTTCTAGAAAAAGAGGGAGGTATTCTTTATTTGCTGCCAAAAGAGGCGGCaatatacattttctgatttcttaGAGCTTTTTAGCTAATTTGAGGTATCCTTTCAGTTCTGGAAATCCCACTTAATTCAGCTTGGCAAATACTGGGCATCTGGTGAGGATAATCTGTGGTTTCAATGAGTTATACCTTATACTATATATTGTAACTATACACTATAACAGTCTGTTTCATGTATTATTGACTCTCTAAATAAGCAAGGTTAAGGCTAACTGGTACTTTGATATGTTGCTATAGGAAGCCTATGAGCAAAACCCACAAGAAAAGTTGTAACTGAACCCATGGGGattattctgccttttgtatGAAGCTGAAGAGGTTGATATAAAAAGTGCTTTACTCCTGGAGAGAGTTCTAGTCAGCTGCAGGCAAAACCATGCTTGTTCTTTTCAAGTCAAGTGAGATAACAGTCTCATTTGGCATTGACATAACAGCACTGAGGATCATCAAACTGATAGTGGAAGGAGGCAATGAGCTACATGACAATCCTGCCTACTCCTTTCTCCCTCACATTCTCATCTGTTGTATAACATCAGACACACACCAAGAATGCATTTCCTCAAATACAGAATTTCCCCCAGGTTATATCTGTATATAACCTCTACCCAATCAGACCTGGAATCTCTATTTAAAGACTCACTATTGTAAGAATTTGGAAtactaacaaagaaaaaaaggtgtcaAATGAAAATTTGATATATATAAAAGATGTCAAATGAAAATTGGACATATATATGTCATGAATGGTTTCTTTGAATCCCATGCTAGAAACATCTGTATTTCATCATCATGCTATAATCATAGCATACCTTGTCCCTATTTCTTCAATGCATTTGAAGGTAACTTAAGTTCTAAACTCTCATTGAATCCATTTGCGTATTGTGTGTATTTTGAAGCAGTTTCTGTAACAGGGTAAAATAGCCTAAGTTTAGGTGGGTGTATGAGAAAAACTCATGACCCAAAGAAGACGCAACTAAACATGTAACTCCAGGCCTTTGCAattcaatgaaaagaaaaatgtagatgAAAACATATACTGAAGATAAAGCAAATaaaggttggggtttttcctgttttcattgaAAGTTCAGCATGTACTGTGCCACCGAGTGTGAGAGGACAACAAGTTCTATGTATTGGTAGTGCTGAGATTTTAAAAGAGAACTTTGCAGATGTTACTTCCTATATTTGCATTTCCCCATGGTCTTTACCGCAAGTCTTTACCAGAAATATGGAAAGGCATGACACACGCTTGTAAGCATTTGTGTAAGAAAACCAAGACCaactttctctcttttgttcCAAAATTCTCCTAGCTTCCTTCCTCATTATAATGTGACATGATGTGCCACACAGACTTCCTATCTCATTGACCAAAAGCTAAATTGTGATTACTTGTGAGTAAATAGGGGATGTTTGCAGAGACCCTGGaatctataaaatgaaaatttttaatgCTGCTGTTGTCCACTTTATATCTTTAAAATGTAAGAAATCTCAAAGAaataagattttatttatttctttttgtatgtGTATCTTAGTTCTTAGACACATGATAAAATATTGAACTCTTAATCTGATCTTATGAATTGCAGAAGTTCCCAAATTCTCACTGGCAGTTTAGTACTACACTTTTAAAATTTAGGCAGTCTTTCAAATGATACTCACTTTGGCAATTTTGAGATAACAGTATATACGACTGTAAAGGGACAGGTTTTTACTTAGTGGGTGTGTTCTCAGCAGCACTGGAATATGTGCTCCACAGGTGCTTCGGAGTGAGCACATGATGTTTTTAGCCATTCAGGGCTAGGAAAGGCTTGATTCTCCCTTATATTGGGCAAGGGCAAGTACTTTACAGGAGAAAACCAACACAGTCTACAGTATAGAAGTATGATTTCCTATGAATTTTAtgatttgaaaattaatttgtatCATTAATGGATTTAGTGATGAGGTTAATCTAGTCTGTTATCTAGATTAAATGAAAATCTAGCATCTCTTTGGGCTATGCTATCTCtaaattacttttaaagtaatttgtaaTAACAAAACACTTAATTGTCTTCTGTTGCCCCTCAATATCACAGGAAGGAGTGAATAACTCTTTGATGTGGCTTTATCTTAGTGGACTCAACAGTCAGTTCAGCAGTTTTACTTATTCTTGCTTTCATGCGCAAGTATTAAGTTTCTGCTATTACCTGTCTTCAACCCTTTGAGAACCAGTTACGGTTCTGTAGCTGAAAAAATCAGCTGTCTTTGACTGTCTCAAAATACAACCCCCCACTGGATTTATCCACAGATTTCCTTGGAGGAGAAACTAATCAGTGCAAACTGAGTATCACATTTACATTTACATTGCGTCAAAGACCCTGGCGCTGGGTGCTCAAATATTGACACTGGTCCTCATTGTTTGTTACAATCCAACCTGAAAGGTCTTTGTAGCACAGTCTGTGTTTACAGTAAGGTTTTCTTGTAAAAAGCAAAGGCCCAGCAATGGTTTTCCAAAACTTAAATGTGTTTCTGATTTATGGAAATTTGAATTTGCTTACAGAAGAAAAGCTCAACTCCCCACCCCAAAACCAACTAACATAAGCATTCCAGACTTTAAAGGGAACAGAAGAAATGCAGAAGGCCCTTCAGCTGTGGTAAATGCTGAGGTTTTAATCCCTCTTTCCAAACTTTCTTCTTCTTAAAGAGAAGATTTGAAAATCTTACAAATCACCTTGTCTCCCCGTCTGGAATGACTGCCCTGATCAAGGCTGTAGGTGTGGACAGGGGGCACGGAGAAAGGGAAAGCACTTCCATGTCTGTCCCTTGGTACATCACACAGTACTGTCAGGTATGGATGGATCGCTGCTCTGatgcccttcccagcacagcacaggtgcTTTCAGCCCTCAGATTCTTCCTGCTGGAGCGGTACAGACTCCACATCCACACACAGCTTTTCTTTACCATTATCGAATTCTTTCTGGAAATTCCCACAGTGGCAAAAAACAGAGACCTGAAAGAGGGAACTCCACCTTTGGTCAGCATAAATGCAAAGATATTTTTGCACCACCAGAGCTAAgatcaagtttaaaaaaatctacaggCACATGGAGTGTAGCATTGGGTACCTCTTCCATGCTCAGTTTTGAGATAGCAGTTTTACTtgtggaaaatggaaaagcCAGCAATTTAATTGGATGGTTAGTAGCCCAGACAGGCAGAAACATGACTGCTTTGATTTCAGTCTATTGAGAGAGACTTTATTACTACAGGTATCTGATTTAAAGGGATGTGGAAGGATGTCTACCTATACTTCCAGGGAGAGTTTAGATGGCAGGGACTATTATTTGTCCTCGGAATTAGCAGCAAACAATTCAAGAGATTAAGTAATCCAAAATCTATGATGAGTTAtagaaaatctatttttaaggTGAACATGATGTACCCCCTTTAccaaaagaatataaaaaagtaCTGCTCGAAATTGTGTTGATGTCTGTTTACACACCTCTTCAGTCATTCACTGCAGCTGTGGAAAATTATACCCCTAAGAAACAACACCTATGGGTAATTGCACAGCCCTTTTAAGGGATTTATTAACAAAACTTTCAGAGCTAGTCTAAATAGTTGAGGCAACAGAATTTTTCAGGCTATTGGGACAAATGAACGTGGAAAATACATTGGTGCTAAGCACTGGAATGATTTAATACTCCACAAGCATACTCCTCTCACACTTGCAGCTTATAAATGTGCAGGATCAGAGGTGTCCTACCCAACTGAGCTTATAGAAAAAGCAAATGCCTACtagctgccttttctttgtttttaccCTAGCAACCTTCTCCACTGGTATTCTCTTTTCCTGGGAATCCCAAAATTCTTCTGAGCAGCTGCTTACAACCTTCCCTAAGGACACTGGCCAAGTCTTGCTGGCTGCTTTGCCAGGTTTGCCATGTTTTGACAAGTTGAGGACCTATAACACATTGCAGGCACAAGTCCTGCTGCAAATGGAGATTTACCCTTTGCAACCTGTCCTGGAAAACTGTGTGTGAGAAGCCAAGCACTTGCTctgtccctttttcttttctactctGCTCCAGGCAGGCTGCTTTGCATTTCAGGTGTTTTCTCTCAAAGTCTTTCCTCCAGGGGTGGGAGAATCTCCTGTCACATTCCCACCTGCCTCTCTAGAGCCCACTTAAACCCAGCTGATCTCAGTTcaaaggagcaggaaggaagaCTTTCCTCTTCTGAATCCTAGTCCAGGGAGGGGTTGGTTTGGCTCAGTGTGATCACTGAAATGCTGTGAACTCATGTTGGACTTTGCTATTGTGCAGGTATATCAGGGGCAGGGGGCAAGCTCAAATGTTTGTGTGTGGTCCCTTCCCTGGGTGTAAATCAAGTGCTTGGTCCTCCAGTGAGGAAGCTGAGAAGGCCGATGGTGTGTGAGGGGAAGGAGCTCCAGTGGAGCCATGACTGTTGGCTCAGCAGGGCCATGCTGATGTAGAGCTGCAGGATGCAGCCCTTGAGGGTGTCAAAGTTTCCTGTCAGCAACAATTCCAGTATGAATAGGGCTAACCCAAAGTTAGAGCCTCAAGAAAGTTAATAATGGCTTAGTAGTTTTGCTACTATTGtgataaagaaagcaaaagattATGTAATTACTCATTCTGtggatttgattttttccaGTGTCTTTCCTCTGATCCCACAGCCATAGCTTTTCCTGGATTCAGCACTGGCTGATGTTTCTTGTGACTCACCTGTGGagaatttcttttccagtttatAACATTGTGATTTTGTATTGTGTAGCAGGCCTGTTTCCTAAACCACAAAGCTGTAGCAAAGTCACTAGCTTGGAGCTTGCAACTGGCTGGCAGATAACTAGTCTGTGTAGCAACACTCCTGCAAGTACCATGACTGGAAGCTTACTATTTTATCTGCTTTCTAACAAATCCTGATGCTGTGTTCTTAACTAAAACTCCCCTTCTACTCCTGTTAAACCTGAGCTCTAGACCTACTGctctgcttccttttctttctggagaTTAATTGCGTAGTTTAGCTAATGTACTGtatgcattttttcctctttctgtgaCTCAGATTTTTATCTTGAGTAATTGAACCATTTTTCAGAAGAAGGAGTTTCATTTCCCTCCATATTTGGCATAGCTAGCAGAAGAGCACTGTTATACTCTGAAAGCTATGGACAGATAACAAAAGAGCAGAGCATGTAACTTCTGGAAAGGCACATGCACTCAGCCATAGCAGCACAACAGACtgattgttttatttcctttgtctATTGAATTTCAGTTTACTGCTtcagtgcttttcttttaaacctCTCAATCATAGGGTGATGGGATAAATTTGTGCTTATGTACTAGTATCAGTACTGTTTCTTATAAGTTAGCAATCCTGATAGATCCTAATAATTGCAGTTAGCACTAATTTGATTactcttatttatttataatgttATTTTGAAACTCTGACCAAGTTCTAGGGGCCAGGGGCTACATaacctcagagaaaaaaaactgtCTCCCAGGAGGTTCAAGTCATAGTATGGACCTTCTACACAGAGAAATTACTTATCCTGTTGGCTACAATGAAGTTTTAAGCAAGGATGAAGAAATGTAGTGTGTATTTTGTGAAAGCTGTATTTGCTTCTTTGTTAGAAGAATTTAGTCAAAGCTTTCACAATACAGATATCTAAATTTGACTTGGCAATAACTGGTCCTTTGAGATATCTAAAAAGGTGatggttgtgtgtgtgttaccTACAAAGCGCTAACACTCAAACAAAACAAGTAATGGggcttttttttattccccagtGTTGTTATTACAACTCTTGATTATTTCATGTAGACATAGTAAATACTAAGCTTCCAGCTGGCTGTGGCAAGGAGAGGGATTTAGAAGCTTGTTTCCCTTGTTGCAATACATGTGAACAGtggtgtaaaatccagtgttgTAGTGGATCTCTAATAATTACACTGTTACAGCTGTGTACTCATGGTACTTCTGCCTTTCAATGTAAAAATTCCTGACAGCAGCATAAGAAAACAGGTTTTGAGGCAAAGTTTGAACACAAGTCACAGAAAGGTAGCTGGTGTTTTATCCAACTGCCTTTCCCAATGGTTCTCAGGGTATAACTGCATTTTCATTCTGCTTGAGTGGGAATTCCAGGATGGGATTATTAGAAATGGATGTATGGCACTTCTAGAGATTGTCCAGCAATATGTGATGTAGCTTGTGGGGGTGCATATAtatctgaattttatttctatatacaaacatatgcatataaatattatagatgtatttattaaataccctactgcttttttcctttgttctttggTATATCTGTATCTCTCtctacatatatatagatatagaacTATGGTATATAAGTTGTGATGTAAGAAAGCTGGAGATGACAACAAAGCAGAGTCATAGTTGATAGTGAGCTAAAGACAAAAATCTCCCAAAAGGACTGTCAGGGATCAATGCTGGGCATGCATGCTCAGTTTTGGGAGAAACCtaaggattttttccccaggtGAAGACATGCTGACAAGAAGCAAGACAGCTGAAACTTGTGTGGTGGTGGTGAtagtgtttcagaaaaaaacaacagttaTGCAACTGCACTGTATGTCCAAGTCTTCCAGTAATTTGCGGACTTGTTACACAACAGAACTGAGCAGAGAAGGAGAGGTCCCAAGACAGTCAGTGCTCTTACATTTTATGGAAATGACTAACTGGGCAGAGGCaagaaatatttacataattttaaaaaataatgtaaaaaaactATTTAGGGAGGAAGCAACCCTGGTTCACTCTGTGTGAAAGCAGTCTGACAGTCCTACACAAGCATGTGTCTCCAGATTAAGTGCAACAAGTACTTCTATTCCTTAGCTTAAGGCCAAATGAGATACAAGCCAGATGttttgggggtgtgtgtgtgtgtgtgtctatgtgtggGGTGAGCTTTGGGGACGTGGGAAAGGAGTGAGTCTTTTCTAAGACAATATAGAAAACTTGGAGGTAGCTGCAGATACTGCTATGTCAAAGAGGACCTGACAGAGGTTCTGTGGTTTTTGTGGTTGTAGTGTGTAACTCACAAAGTCAATAACACACAGGAAACAAGGATTTACAGCTCTCAAGCAGTTTCTTTGATTTGAAATATAgcccttgtttttctttgaagtgaCAAAATCAGAAGCCAACTTGTGATCCCAACTGAGCACAGAAGAGGCCTCTGCAGAAGAGACCTAGTGATGGCTCAGCAGTGTTATGCTTCTTCACAGGAAGGTGAACTCCAGAGCCATGACTTCTTCTTGCTAAAAGGAAGAGCAGCTCTTGGTCAGTGCTGTGGGAGAGGGAATGGTGTGAGACTGACCACAAGGAAAACTGAGTGATAGGAAGCAGGGAGTGAATCCTAGGAGGGAAGTAGCTTCAGAGCCCACAGTATTTTAGGACTGATAATTGTAGACAATGATGTTCTACTATAGAATGGCAGCAGTTCTAAGTGAAGGCACACCAATGTGATTTAATTGCATAGACAGGTAACTTTCTGTGGTTTTAATTATCTCTGACCAAAACCTGTTTCTGATATCATTACCgtgggcttttttcctttgtctttgaATTTACCTAGTTTAGATGAGTTTAAGACCCAAGATTGCATTATAGTAATGTAAACCATTATAAATTCTGGGAGTAGAGACCTTAATTATCAAATTAAGTAACTTTTATGAGAATAAAGGTACTCCACATTAAGTGGACATGAAATCAACATGaagaattttcttaaaaattaaaaatttcttttatttactttgaaaACTGAGTAGACTAATCAGGAAGCTATGTGTAGGTTCAGGTCATATGGCTTTTTCCCCTTATAAGAGACTGTTCCATAGATCCAAATAGATTGGTCTGTCCCAAACAGAGGATTCTGCCCTCCAGTCTCTCCGTGGCAGTCCATGCTGTCCTCTCCCTTCCACACCTGATTGTTCAAGTATCTGTGCATCTCTCACCTAATCTAAACCAGCTCTCCCCCCAGTTCTGTAGTTCTACATCCCCACCTCCAGAAAGCGTCCTTGCACAGG
Above is a window of Pithys albifrons albifrons isolate INPA30051 chromosome 9, PitAlb_v1, whole genome shotgun sequence DNA encoding:
- the CH25H gene encoding cholesterol 25-hydroxylase; the encoded protein is MNCSLPEGVLLRYTMEGQRDRLCLQSLWDFVTAKEPLIKSPFFPVLFSFTAYMAFCLPYIALDFLSIRLPNLRKYKIQPQNYPTLGLMVPCIIQSVYHHVVLIFPVTFLHWYWRPMNLPVIAPELPEVLLQVTVCLLLFDFEYFLWHLLHHKVPWLYKTFHKVHHKHVSTFALTTQYSSVWELLSLGFFAAINPLLLRCHPLTEMIFFLVNIFLSVEDHSGYDLPWSTHRLVPFGLYGGAPHHDLHHLKFKSNYAPYFTHWDKLFGTFTESHSN